The sequence below is a genomic window from Anopheles cruzii chromosome 3, idAnoCruzAS_RS32_06, whole genome shotgun sequence.
AAACGGAGGCATCGGGTTATACGCGTTCTCTCTCGGCAGAGATCTTTGGCCCCGCGCGAAAGGTGCCTGATTGAATTATAGCGCCCGCGCCTAGCTTTTATTGGCTTCCCTTTTGTCACTTCATTAGCGAGCTGCGCACTTTTTTCTGGGATATTCGGATGGAAACCTTTCGGTAGTGCGACCCTCAACTCACATTACGGGCTATCGCGCGGTGACCCGGGGCTGTTGTTCGTGATTGTGCTAACTAAATCAAGGAATTGGCCATTGTTGGCCAGCCTAACTTACCACCGATGCCCACGCCGATGCGCCGTGATCCTCCGGGAATAGTTTCAGGTCCAGCAGGACCCAGAGACCGCGCCAGACGAACACCACCAGGGATCCGATTACCAGCACGGAGAACATGCAGTCGAGCACGTACAGGCCGGGATCCTTGGAGCCCTACCGAGAAAGGGAACACATGAAGGGCAATGAAAGCGTTACCGCTACGAAAACAACTCGCTAGTCTgtttaatatgttttaataGCTCCAGTGAAGCAGTTCAAATTGTTAATGGTTAGATTAAatccttttttctattttgtttcagCTTCCTCAAACAATTCGCTTCGTTTTGGTAAGTCTTTGTTAATAAGATCATGCCACTCATGCAATGTGTGCCACCCGGTGGAGCTTGATACTCCAATGTTGGTTCATGAAGGGGCCAGCTGCCTAACGTCGCGGTGGCCGATTCTCCCAATTCCGCCACGGCCTGTTATCATACCGGTAGAGTCTGGACTGGAGCGTGGCAAGCTTAAAAGCAAACGTGTTTGATAAGCTcccggtttgtttttgtggacacaccctgtgtgtgtggttgggaTTGTCGGGGATTTCGATGCGAGTAAGTGGCGCCATTTGACAGAGACAAGTAAGAGAACAATACGAGTACGACTTACTAATATCCGTTGACATGCCTCGGTATGTCACAAAGTACAGTTCTATTTATAGCCCGCCGGTGAAAGGCACGTGTCTGTCGGTGACGGAAGATTAGCAGTGTGCCCTCCGATCTTCTAGACGGCAATTAGAGAAACTTCCTCGTTTGCGGAAACCGACACGAAGCACATGCGCGCGCGGCTTACAAGCTTAACGAGCTGTAATGTTCAGAGACACTACTAGCAGGTGATGGAATTACCCGTACCAGGAAGCTCGCCGGCTGCCGTCATATGACCGCGGGAGTGAGCGGCTGGGCTACTTTGTTGACACTTCCTAGTTTGCAACACCTCCGAGTACTCGTCAGTACtttcgttccgtgccgtgcgtgctATGTTGGCGGCGTGCAATGAAGGGTTCTATGAGAAGGGTCGATCTTAGTAGGCAGTGGAAGATGTTATGCATATGAATCACATCCGTCTGTGAGTCGTCGTGCCGATGAGAAGATGAGAAGATTGCGAAGACGCAGTGCAGATAGAGAAACGGTGCGGTCATGCGAAGAAGTAGGGTCCATCGGGGATGCGGTTCCGGGCTATCGGGACCATGTCAGCTCAGTGCGCAGTCTCACCGTTAGCTTGAAGTAGGTCGGCACATCAAAGTACTCCTGTTGCGCGTCGTTCACGATCACGAACGGTGGGCCCATGACGTTGCGCGATCCTTTCAGGCACGCCAACAGAAACAGACACCCAAGCGTGATCAGCGCCACATACAGGACGTTGTGCGTGGTGTACAGGTCGATCAGCTGCCAGCCTCCACGCCACGCATTCACACACACCAACCCGTAGACGGCGGTGTAGAGCCGCGACCCGACGTAGAACGCTATTCGGTGCTTGTCGGCGTTCAGGTGCTGTCGGAGCGTGGCCTGGCAGAGGTTAAACAGGATGTGCCCCGCGACACCGATGGCGAGCGACACGATCAGGCTCGTGGTCAGGTCCGAGGGGTAGATGTAGTCGCCCATCAGGTTCCACGTACCGCGCCAGTAGCCTACCACGAGCGGGGCCACAATCAGCGAAGCGTACAGGTAGTCGATCAGTTGCAGGAGATGCTCGTGGTAGCTAGCCGTGCCCCCGCCGGGAGCACTCTCGGCCGGACTGGCTGccgcaccaccggccagcTTTCGGCCGACGAAACCATCCTCGATCCCGGCGATACTGCCTCGCATGATGttgctgtcgccgccgccgccgggtgctgGACTTTCTCAattcacacgcacacgcactgGGCTTGAGCTTTTCTCTAGGGTGGGCCAGTCCACACACGGCCACGCATGCGCACGCGGTCTCACGGGGCTCGTGTCGCCTCTGTCCCGACGCACCACCATTCACTTTTGCGAAGCCACGCGTCACGAA
It includes:
- the LOC128271487 gene encoding uncharacterized protein LOC128271487 isoform X1 — its product is MRGSIAGIEDGFVGRKLAGGAAASPAESAPGGGTASYHEHLLQLIDYLYASLIVAPLVVGYWRGTWNLMGDYIYPSDLTTSLIVSLAIGVAGHILFNLCQATLRQHLNADKHRIAFYVGSRLYTAVYGLVCVNAWRGGWQLIDLYTTHNVLYVALITLGCLFLLACLKGSRNVMGPPFVIVNDAQQEYFDVPTYFKLTGSKDPGLYVLDCMFSVLVIGSLVVFVWRGLWVLLDLKLFPEDHGASAWASVIIGYGVTGVTFSLQPLMRWTCDRLTGFWRVVVADLFLFFSFIGTINVWRGVWQALDTYFLPDQRLLSNWITHAVSLVLLILLNCSNSVLVRGVYIDAEEPAGQCVVFPVYYIRLFFQKERNKKQRRLLDTLERADLNSTGGVLQEKKPHQPSPPPPPVGQHQQQPNPHHHHPHHAADQNHQVIRNLETVPLTIIDDPKSNGSDHSSHPPSK